Proteins from a genomic interval of Streptomyces sp. SID8374:
- a CDS encoding YciI family protein — MFVLELTYTAPVERADALMREHIAWLDEQYAAGVFIASGRKNPRDGGVVLAVGEDRERIEAIAAADPFAEHGVCAYRITEFIATRTAPELAPYKQELPSQ; from the coding sequence ATGTTCGTACTCGAATTGACCTACACGGCCCCGGTCGAGCGCGCGGACGCGCTGATGCGGGAGCACATCGCCTGGCTGGACGAGCAGTACGCGGCGGGCGTCTTCATCGCCTCGGGCCGCAAGAACCCCCGGGACGGCGGGGTGGTCCTCGCCGTCGGGGAGGACCGGGAGCGGATCGAGGCGATCGCCGCGGCCGACCCCTTCGCCGAGCACGGGGTCTGCGCCTACCGGATCACCGAGTTCATCGCGACCAGAACGGCACCGGAACTCGCCCCGTACAAGCAGGAGTTGCCCAGCCAGTAG